A single Phycisphaerales bacterium DNA region contains:
- a CDS encoding PIN domain-containing protein: MAELIIFDTSVLVDLRRGLGAASAFTSPLASSARAAIHPGVSFELYDGVKSPADILLTQRMITTLRRLAVRDADFTVALSLFTTHQRRAGIGWADCLIAATALRLRLPVATLNDRHFATVPRLKVIRPY; the protein is encoded by the coding sequence GTGGCTGAGCTGATCATCTTCGACACCAGCGTCCTCGTGGACCTCAGACGCGGGCTCGGGGCAGCGAGCGCGTTCACTTCTCCGCTGGCATCCTCCGCACGTGCTGCCATCCACCCCGGTGTGAGCTTTGAGCTCTACGACGGAGTGAAATCCCCCGCTGATATTCTGCTGACTCAACGGATGATCACAACTCTGCGCCGGCTCGCAGTTCGGGATGCGGACTTCACGGTCGCACTCTCACTTTTCACCACTCACCAGCGGCGTGCCGGCATCGGCTGGGCGGATTGCCTGATTGCAGCGACGGCGCTCCGACTGCGACTGCCAGTGGCCACCCTCAATGATCGGCACTTCGCCACTGTTCCCAGGCTCAAGGTCATCCGCCCCTACTGA
- a CDS encoding antitoxin AF2212-like protein, which yields MTFRGTYRNGVIIPEEGATLQEGDTVEIQVRSRRATTPKKARSGLGGPRKCRTSKAAKKLNASKRMTGKQRLELFLQSFGMWKDKPEWKGRSSADIAREIRSRASRGTPRG from the coding sequence ATGACCTTCAGGGGCACATACCGGAACGGGGTCATTATCCCGGAGGAGGGGGCCACGCTCCAGGAGGGTGACACTGTCGAGATCCAGGTTCGGAGCCGTCGAGCAACGACACCAAAGAAGGCTCGCAGCGGGTTGGGGGGTCCTAGAAAGTGCCGAACGTCAAAGGCCGCGAAAAAACTCAACGCCAGCAAGCGCATGACGGGGAAGCAGCGGCTCGAGCTGTTCCTGCAGTCCTTCGGGATGTGGAAGGACAAGCCGGAGTGGAAAGGCCGCTCCTCGGCCGATATCGCTCGTGAAATCCGAAGCCGGGCCTCACGCGGGACGCCGCGTGGCTGA